One window of Streptomyces sp. NBC_00273 genomic DNA carries:
- a CDS encoding PaaX family transcriptional regulator: MADSPLRPSSLINTVYGAFLRRLGGWISVADLVTLMAELDVDGPAARSAISRLKKKGVLEPERRGATGYRLSPGAQPVFDEGDRRIFGSLEPAELSDGWAMAVFSVPESERSYRYQLRTRLTWLGFGNIAPGVWLAPGRLLGDARDMLVRLGLSEYVHLFAAEYAAFSDLPGTVSSWWDFPAIEEQYAGFTEAYGPVAAGLTERPAIDGAEAFRHYVPMLTQWRRLPYLDPGLPAELLPADWNAVAARQIFQQLNEVLAPPSLRHVQEVTGLAEA, translated from the coding sequence ATGGCGGACAGTCCCCTCAGGCCCAGCTCGTTGATCAACACGGTCTACGGGGCGTTCCTGCGACGCCTCGGCGGCTGGATCTCCGTCGCCGACCTGGTCACCCTGATGGCCGAGCTGGACGTGGACGGTCCGGCGGCGCGCTCGGCGATCTCCCGGCTCAAGAAGAAGGGCGTCCTCGAACCGGAACGCCGCGGCGCCACCGGGTACCGACTCAGCCCGGGCGCGCAGCCCGTCTTCGACGAGGGCGACCGGCGCATCTTCGGCAGCCTGGAACCGGCCGAGCTGAGCGACGGCTGGGCCATGGCCGTCTTCTCCGTACCGGAGTCCGAGCGCTCCTACCGCTACCAGCTGCGCACACGGCTGACCTGGCTGGGCTTCGGGAACATCGCCCCGGGCGTGTGGTTGGCGCCCGGCCGCCTCCTCGGCGACGCCCGCGACATGCTCGTCCGGCTCGGGCTCAGCGAGTACGTGCACCTGTTCGCCGCCGAATACGCGGCCTTCAGCGACCTGCCCGGGACGGTCAGCTCGTGGTGGGACTTCCCGGCGATCGAGGAGCAGTACGCCGGATTCACCGAGGCCTACGGGCCCGTCGCCGCGGGACTGACCGAGCGGCCCGCCATCGACGGCGCCGAGGCCTTCCGCCACTACGTCCCGATGCTCACCCAGTGGCGCCGCCTGCCCTACCTCGACCCCGGACTGCCCGCCGAACTGCTCCCCGCGGACTGGAACGCGGTCGCCGCGCGGCAGATCTTCCAGCAGCTGAACGAGGTGCTCGCCCCGCCCAGCCTGCGCCACGTGCAGGAGGTCACCGGCCTGGCCGAGGCCTGA
- a CDS encoding phytase, producing MMRVIPSRRTPAVAAAAVVALGVIAVPAHAEAAHGGTAPSLPRVAASVETPSLFDDEAGGNANADDPAIWRNAKDPDASLVIATAKEGGLRVYDLDGRQVQALPAPAPPRDGDKPGRFNNVDLITGLRFPDGRHDVAVVSDRGRDQLRVYRIDPKRPAAPLVDVTDETAAPQVFSSGQDEVNDQRTAYGLAAYTDRRNGRSYAVTSRRHATDLALAELLPNAQGKVGYRTVRTTSLPASFTLPNGKSWAPCGEPGERPQVEGMVVDPDTGDLYAGQEDVGIWKLDADLRSPARLIEKVRTFGVPGTWNPGTEECDAGADPGFGGRHVSADVEGLTIWRDPKHPGHGGYLLASSQGDDTFAVFDREHGNAYVRGFRIGDGATPGSPDGSQECDGAAVTSAPLGKRFPGGLLVVQDGHNTPRTTGADGQARTDTDFKFVDLGRLKRAARL from the coding sequence ATGATGCGCGTGATCCCGAGCAGGCGGACCCCGGCCGTGGCCGCAGCGGCCGTAGTGGCCCTGGGCGTGATCGCCGTACCGGCGCACGCCGAGGCGGCCCACGGCGGCACGGCACCGTCGCTGCCCCGGGTGGCGGCCTCCGTCGAGACGCCCTCCCTCTTCGACGACGAGGCCGGCGGCAACGCGAACGCCGACGACCCGGCGATCTGGCGCAACGCCAAGGACCCCGACGCCAGTCTGGTCATCGCCACCGCCAAGGAGGGCGGCCTGCGCGTCTACGACCTGGACGGGCGCCAGGTGCAGGCGCTGCCCGCGCCCGCGCCGCCGAGGGACGGCGACAAGCCCGGGCGCTTCAACAACGTCGACCTGATCACCGGACTCCGCTTCCCGGACGGTCGCCACGACGTGGCCGTCGTCTCCGACCGCGGCCGCGACCAGTTGCGCGTCTACCGGATCGACCCGAAGCGCCCCGCCGCCCCGCTGGTCGACGTCACCGACGAGACCGCCGCCCCGCAGGTCTTCTCCAGCGGCCAGGACGAGGTCAACGACCAGCGGACCGCCTACGGCCTGGCCGCCTACACCGACCGCCGCAACGGTCGCTCGTACGCGGTCACCAGCCGGCGCCACGCCACCGACCTCGCTCTCGCCGAACTGCTGCCGAACGCCCAGGGCAAGGTCGGCTACCGCACCGTCCGCACCACCTCGCTGCCCGCCTCCTTCACCCTGCCGAACGGGAAGAGCTGGGCGCCGTGCGGCGAACCGGGGGAGCGGCCCCAGGTCGAGGGCATGGTCGTCGATCCCGACACCGGTGACCTCTACGCCGGTCAGGAGGACGTCGGCATCTGGAAGCTCGACGCCGACCTGCGCTCGCCCGCCCGCCTCATCGAGAAGGTCCGCACCTTCGGCGTGCCCGGCACCTGGAACCCCGGGACGGAGGAGTGCGACGCGGGCGCGGACCCGGGCTTCGGCGGCCGGCACGTCTCCGCCGACGTGGAGGGTCTGACCATCTGGCGCGACCCGAAGCACCCCGGCCACGGTGGTTACCTGCTCGCGTCCAGCCAGGGCGACGACACCTTCGCCGTCTTCGACCGAGAGCACGGCAACGCGTACGTCCGCGGCTTCCGCATCGGTGACGGTGCGACGCCCGGCTCGCCGGACGGTTCGCAGGAGTGCGACGGCGCCGCCGTCACGAGCGCACCGCTGGGCAAGCGGTTCCCGGGCGGCCTACTGGTCGTCCAGGACGGCCACAACACCCCCCGGACCACTGGAGCCGACGGCCAGGCCCGCACCGACACCGACTTCAAGTTCGTGGACCTGGGCCGGCTCAAGCGGGCCGCCCGCCTCTGA
- a CDS encoding MFS transporter, with protein sequence MPASPPGDERRKRRLALVGGSLGNLVEWYDWFVYASFAIYFADSFFPGDNPTTQLMNTAGIFAVGFLMRPVGGWILGRAADRHGRKSALTLTVTMMSVAALLIAVAPTYGQAGYFGALVLLLARLLQGMSIGGEYAASATYLTEASARNRRGLGSSFQYVSMTCGQLLGLGILITLQHTLTTAQLQSWGWRLPFLLGALFAVVVFWLRRRLQETDAFKEESSASAETGGDAHDDSTRGTLKALWQYRRQAGLVMALTLGGTVAYYTYTTYLTKYLVGSAGMEKTTATLVSFTALTLFAVLQPFAGMLSDRIGRRPLLITFAVGCTVGTYPIMTALGSASSYWSALGLSLLALVIITGYTSINAAVKAELFPTRVRALGVALPYAIANALFGGTAEYVALWFKNSGHEKMFFWYVSGCALISLVTYVLMPDTRNAALSRAEAEADGDPALERPAAAPAEAAR encoded by the coding sequence ATGCCCGCGTCGCCGCCCGGGGACGAGCGCAGGAAGCGCCGTCTCGCCCTGGTCGGCGGTTCGCTCGGCAATCTCGTCGAGTGGTACGACTGGTTCGTCTACGCCAGCTTCGCGATCTACTTCGCCGATTCCTTCTTCCCCGGCGACAACCCGACCACCCAGCTGATGAACACGGCCGGGATCTTCGCCGTCGGCTTCCTGATGCGTCCCGTCGGCGGGTGGATCCTGGGCCGTGCCGCCGACCGACACGGGCGCAAGAGCGCCCTCACCCTCACCGTCACCATGATGTCGGTGGCCGCCCTGCTGATCGCCGTCGCCCCGACCTACGGCCAGGCCGGGTACTTCGGCGCCCTGGTGCTCCTGCTCGCCCGGCTGCTCCAGGGGATGAGCATCGGCGGCGAGTACGCGGCCAGCGCCACCTACCTGACCGAGGCGTCGGCCCGGAACCGGCGCGGGCTGGGCTCGTCCTTCCAGTACGTGTCGATGACCTGCGGCCAGCTGCTCGGACTGGGCATTCTGATCACCCTCCAGCACACCCTGACCACCGCCCAGCTGCAGAGCTGGGGCTGGCGGCTCCCGTTCCTCCTCGGGGCGCTGTTCGCGGTGGTCGTCTTCTGGCTGCGGCGTCGGCTGCAGGAGACCGACGCGTTCAAGGAGGAGTCGTCGGCGTCGGCGGAGACGGGCGGGGACGCCCACGACGACAGCACGCGCGGCACGCTGAAGGCCCTGTGGCAGTACCGGCGGCAGGCGGGACTGGTCATGGCGCTCACCCTCGGCGGAACCGTGGCCTACTACACCTACACCACCTACCTCACCAAGTACCTGGTCGGCAGCGCGGGCATGGAGAAGACCACCGCCACGCTCGTCAGCTTCACCGCGCTGACCCTCTTCGCCGTGCTGCAGCCCTTCGCCGGCATGCTGTCCGACCGGATCGGCCGCCGGCCCCTGCTGATCACCTTCGCGGTGGGCTGCACCGTCGGCACGTACCCGATCATGACCGCGCTCGGATCGGCGTCCTCGTACTGGTCCGCGCTCGGGCTGTCCCTGCTGGCCCTGGTCATCATCACCGGCTACACGTCCATCAACGCGGCGGTCAAGGCCGAGCTGTTCCCGACCCGGGTGCGCGCGCTGGGCGTGGCGCTGCCGTACGCGATCGCCAACGCGCTGTTCGGCGGCACGGCGGAGTACGTGGCCCTGTGGTTCAAGAACAGCGGGCACGAGAAGATGTTCTTCTGGTACGTCTCCGGGTGCGCGCTGATCTCCCTCGTCACCTACGTGCTCATGCCGGACACCCGCAATGCCGCGCTGAGCCGCGCCGAGGCCGAGGCCGACGGCGACCCCGCGCTCGAGCGGCCGGCGGCCGCTCCCGCCGAGGCAGCACGCTGA
- a CDS encoding response regulator transcription factor: MHALLVEDDDRMAQALGTALAQRGHTVRRVGRALDALRHVREAEFVLLDLGLPDLDGLELLRRLRTVCDAPLIVVTARCEERDIVQGLRAGADDYVVKPFRMAELMARIDSVRRRTDPHPGRDPAPTGSRPVRTGDVEVDLAGRTVTVAGAAVRLTRREFDVLAFLAARPNEVHSREVILDRIWGDAFLAASRSLDVHVAGIRAKTGRSGLVRTVRGFGYQLGFPAPTPAPAPVPTPVPGADPAPDVRGGER; the protein is encoded by the coding sequence ATGCACGCGCTTCTCGTCGAGGACGACGACCGCATGGCCCAGGCCCTCGGCACGGCCCTCGCCCAGCGCGGACACACCGTCCGCCGGGTCGGGCGCGCCCTGGACGCCCTGCGGCACGTCCGCGAAGCCGAGTTCGTCCTGCTCGACCTGGGCCTTCCCGACCTCGACGGGCTGGAACTGCTGCGCCGGCTGCGGACCGTCTGCGACGCGCCGCTGATCGTGGTGACCGCGCGCTGCGAGGAGCGCGACATCGTCCAGGGGCTGCGGGCGGGTGCCGACGACTACGTGGTCAAGCCGTTCCGGATGGCCGAGCTGATGGCCCGCATCGACTCCGTACGGCGCCGGACGGATCCGCACCCGGGCCGGGACCCCGCCCCGACCGGGTCCCGGCCCGTGCGCACCGGCGACGTCGAGGTGGACCTCGCGGGTCGCACCGTCACGGTGGCGGGCGCCGCGGTGCGCCTCACCCGACGCGAGTTCGACGTCCTCGCCTTCCTGGCCGCCCGCCCGAACGAGGTGCATTCCCGCGAGGTGATCCTGGACCGGATCTGGGGTGACGCCTTCCTCGCGGCCTCCCGCTCCCTGGACGTCCATGTGGCGGGCATCCGCGCCAAGACCGGGCGCTCCGGCCTGGTGCGTACGGTCCGGGGGTTCGGCTACCAGCTCGGCTTCCCGGCCCCGACTCCGGCCCCGGCTCCCGTCCCGACTCCGGTCCCCGGCGCCGACCCCGCCCCCGACGTGCGGGGCGGCGAGCGGTGA
- a CDS encoding sensor histidine kinase: protein MRRRLLAVLMVLMGAAALLLCIPLADAYARGRTEHLLLQRRSEAVRFADLADRMRTAADRAELSAEIGRYAQLYGAGVVVVDSAGATVARAGTGPAAEAATNAATDADSPEGGSSEGTEARRRALTGRSTDRLPTLRPWGPRTVVLAEPVGRDERVSGAVLMAVPTEVARRDVTVRWSLIAAGAFGAFAAAALVAAGITRWLMRPVLDLDRAVGRLTAGSLQARAVSDTGPPELRRLRQHFNTMAEAMADSIGRQRDFVADASHQLRNPLATLVLQLENVEPHLVPGPGLAEHGRALDEAERLEELLDGLLALARVESGAAELGDEDVSRAVRDRVTAWTPVFRAAGVELVATGLAEGLPARGLPDAAGRILDALLDNAVKFVPRGGHVEVCAAHAADGSADAVVRVADDGPGVPQEQLPLLLRRFARSPEHQNVPGSGLGLAIADEIARISGGRLDVRGNEPHGLVAELRLPSPPPE from the coding sequence GTGAGGCGCAGGCTGCTGGCGGTGCTGATGGTGCTCATGGGGGCGGCGGCGCTGCTGCTGTGCATCCCCCTGGCCGATGCCTACGCGCGCGGGCGCACCGAGCACCTGCTCCTGCAACGGCGTTCGGAGGCCGTACGGTTCGCCGACCTCGCCGACCGGATGCGTACCGCCGCCGACCGGGCGGAGCTCTCGGCCGAGATCGGCCGCTACGCCCAGCTGTACGGGGCCGGAGTGGTCGTGGTCGACTCCGCGGGGGCGACGGTGGCCCGGGCCGGGACCGGACCGGCGGCCGAGGCCGCCACGAACGCGGCCACCGACGCCGATTCCCCCGAGGGCGGCTCCTCCGAAGGGACGGAGGCCCGTCGCCGTGCCCTCACCGGCCGCTCGACCGACCGGCTGCCCACCCTTCGCCCCTGGGGACCGCGCACCGTCGTGCTGGCCGAGCCGGTGGGCCGGGACGAGCGGGTGAGCGGGGCGGTCCTGATGGCCGTGCCCACCGAGGTCGCCCGCCGGGACGTGACCGTGCGCTGGTCGCTCATCGCCGCCGGGGCGTTCGGCGCCTTCGCGGCAGCCGCACTGGTCGCGGCCGGGATCACGCGCTGGCTGATGCGCCCGGTACTGGACCTGGACCGGGCGGTCGGGCGGCTGACCGCCGGCAGCCTGCAGGCCCGGGCCGTGTCCGACACCGGTCCGCCGGAACTGCGCCGTCTGCGGCAGCACTTCAACACCATGGCGGAGGCGATGGCCGACTCCATCGGCCGGCAGCGCGACTTCGTCGCGGACGCCTCCCACCAGCTGCGCAATCCGCTGGCCACTCTGGTGCTGCAGCTGGAGAACGTCGAGCCGCACCTCGTACCCGGGCCGGGCCTGGCCGAGCACGGCCGTGCGCTGGACGAGGCGGAGCGCCTGGAGGAGCTGCTCGACGGTCTGCTGGCACTCGCCCGCGTGGAATCGGGCGCGGCGGAGCTGGGCGACGAGGACGTGTCGCGGGCGGTACGGGACCGGGTGACGGCCTGGACCCCGGTCTTCCGCGCCGCGGGGGTGGAGCTCGTGGCCACCGGCCTCGCCGAGGGCCTGCCGGCGCGCGGCCTGCCCGACGCGGCGGGCCGGATCCTCGACGCGCTCCTCGACAACGCCGTGAAGTTCGTCCCGCGCGGCGGCCACGTCGAGGTGTGCGCCGCGCACGCGGCCGACGGGAGCGCCGACGCCGTCGTACGGGTCGCGGACGACGGCCCGGGGGTGCCGCAGGAGCAACTGCCGCTGCTGCTGCGCCGTTTCGCGCGCTCCCCGGAGCACCAGAACGTCCCCGGCAGCGGCCTGGGGCTGGCCATCGCCGACGAGATCGCCCGGATCAGCGGCGGCCGGCTCGACGTCCGCGGCAACGAGCCGCACGGCCTGGTGGCCGAGCTCCGACTCCCGTCCCCTCCCCCCGAGTGA
- a CDS encoding TAXI family TRAP transporter solute-binding subunit, which yields MTSSEVTRRRVMGFGLGVLAALPAGCSGDSGPVRRLRLATGPEGGPYNAFGQALAQAVAESGRRIEIVPVSTAASVNNLRKLDEGSVELALAMADVAEDAVLGREPFPRPAAVTALARVYVNYTHLIVPADGPVRSVRDLAGRPVAAGAAGSGVQVVAERVLRAAGLSGAPAPAPVPAAPVADERQLGLAASVSALREGSVDALFWSGGVPTPALADLARELPLRFLPLDAHVGALRERHGPVYTAVTLPAGVYGLTEPVGTVGVGNYLLARTDVPQGAVRDLLEVVFARWRDLLREVTAGARLEPRFAISTGEVPLHPGAAAHYRSVYG from the coding sequence GTGACCAGCTCAGAAGTGACCCGGCGGCGGGTGATGGGTTTCGGCCTCGGTGTCCTGGCGGCATTGCCGGCCGGCTGCTCGGGGGATTCCGGACCGGTACGGCGACTGCGGCTCGCGACGGGTCCCGAGGGCGGACCGTACAACGCGTTCGGGCAGGCCCTCGCGCAGGCCGTTGCCGAGAGCGGCCGCCGGATAGAGATCGTCCCGGTGAGCACCGCGGCCAGCGTGAACAACCTGCGGAAGCTGGACGAGGGCTCCGTCGAGCTGGCCCTGGCCATGGCGGACGTGGCCGAGGACGCGGTGCTGGGGCGCGAGCCGTTCCCCCGGCCGGCCGCCGTGACGGCCCTGGCCAGGGTCTACGTGAACTACACGCACCTGATCGTCCCGGCCGACGGGCCGGTGCGCTCGGTGCGGGACCTCGCCGGACGCCCGGTCGCGGCGGGCGCGGCAGGCTCCGGGGTGCAGGTCGTCGCGGAACGGGTCCTGCGGGCGGCCGGGCTGAGCGGCGCACCCGCGCCCGCACCGGTGCCCGCGGCGCCGGTGGCGGACGAGCGGCAGCTGGGCCTCGCCGCCTCCGTGAGCGCCCTGCGCGAGGGCTCGGTCGACGCGCTGTTCTGGTCCGGAGGGGTGCCCACACCGGCCCTGGCGGACCTGGCGCGCGAGCTGCCGCTGCGGTTCCTGCCGCTCGACGCCCACGTCGGTGCGCTGCGGGAACGCCACGGCCCCGTCTACACGGCGGTCACGCTGCCGGCCGGCGTCTACGGGCTGACGGAGCCGGTGGGAACCGTCGGCGTCGGCAACTACCTCCTGGCACGGACCGACGTACCGCAGGGCGCGGTACGTGACCTGCTCGAGGTGGTGTTCGCGCGGTGGCGCGACCTGCTGCGGGAGGTGACGGCGGGGGCCCGGCTGGAGCCCCGCTTCGCCATCTCCACCGGCGAGGTCCCGCTCCACCCGGGCGCGGCCGCCCACTACCGCTCGGTGTACGGCTGA
- a CDS encoding PhzF family phenazine biosynthesis protein — MRYHHVDVFTDRPYSGNSLAVFPEADPLTGAQMRTITQELRHFESVFLMRDGSPGRPRSWRARVFDLAGELDFAGHPLIGAAAVLHALHGAADHEAWTLHLPDRPVEVATERRGPGRYASLLDQGAAAFLGRPEPEGLAPLFALDAGDLDPGLPPEVVSTGLRYLVVPVRGDALARARVTQPLDAPLARLGAEFAYLLDAAAMEGRHWNNDGIVEDVATGSGAGCVAAYLRSHGRIGAGEPSLLHQGRFTGRPAAMTVSADGHGRDIRSVRVGGGVALVGEGRLRELPQP; from the coding sequence ATGCGCTACCACCACGTCGACGTGTTCACCGACCGCCCCTACAGCGGCAACAGCCTCGCCGTGTTCCCCGAGGCCGATCCGCTGACCGGCGCCCAGATGCGGACCATCACCCAGGAACTGCGCCACTTCGAGTCCGTCTTCCTCATGCGCGACGGCTCGCCCGGGCGGCCGCGCTCGTGGCGGGCGCGGGTCTTCGACCTCGCGGGGGAGCTGGACTTCGCCGGGCACCCCCTCATCGGCGCCGCCGCCGTCCTGCACGCCCTCCACGGCGCGGCCGACCACGAGGCCTGGACCCTGCACCTGCCCGACCGTCCGGTGGAGGTCGCCACCGAACGCCGGGGCCCCGGCCGGTACGCGAGCCTCCTCGACCAGGGCGCGGCCGCCTTCCTCGGCCGCCCCGAACCCGAAGGCCTCGCCCCCCTGTTCGCCCTCGACGCCGGTGACCTGGACCCCGGCCTGCCCCCGGAGGTGGTCTCCACGGGGCTGCGCTACCTGGTGGTCCCCGTCCGCGGCGACGCGCTCGCCCGCGCCCGCGTCACGCAACCGCTCGACGCACCCCTGGCCCGCCTCGGCGCCGAGTTCGCCTACTTGCTGGACGCCGCGGCCATGGAGGGCAGGCACTGGAACAACGACGGGATCGTGGAAGACGTCGCCACCGGGAGCGGTGCGGGGTGCGTCGCCGCCTATCTGCGCAGCCACGGCCGGATCGGCGCCGGGGAGCCGAGCCTGCTGCATCAGGGCCGCTTCACCGGGCGCCCCGCCGCGATGACCGTCAGCGCCGACGGCCACGGCCGGGACATCCGCTCGGTACGCGTCGGCGGCGGTGTCGCCCTCGTCGGCGAGGGACGCCTGCGCGAGCTCCCGCAGCCCTGA
- a CDS encoding serine hydrolase domain-containing protein: MKPTHLRLRRACAAAAATGALLVPAAGSAAGTDLPGRSAPAPVAAAAPTPPPPPSPDTGTGFTPLTPAVAAQLDAAVRQVMREAQVPGVTVGLWAPGKGSYVRSFGVADKATGAPMAPDLHVRIGSETKTFTVTALLQLVDQGKVGLDDHIGAYVTGVPNGDRITLRELAGMRSGLFNYSMDGDFITQLQAHPEKYVPPRQLLDYSFKHPVQFEPGAEFEYSNTNLILLGLVVEKITGRPLHEVITKDVLGPAGLRSTVFPTSPALPVPYAHGYTDQTASGKVEDSTRWNPSWAWAAGEMVSDLQDLRSWARTLATGTLLKPATQAERLKTTPMDIPGAGYGLGIFDVQGWIGHNGSIPGYEVLPVYLPSARATMVIVLNTDNQYKGQEPSTLFGEAVTSIVTPDHVYPGHKPVAPKSDRPTDRPE, translated from the coding sequence GTGAAGCCAACCCACCTCCGGCTGCGCCGGGCCTGCGCGGCCGCCGCCGCAACAGGAGCGCTCCTCGTCCCGGCCGCGGGCTCCGCAGCCGGGACGGACCTTCCCGGGCGGTCGGCTCCCGCTCCCGTGGCCGCCGCCGCTCCCACCCCGCCCCCGCCCCCTTCCCCGGACACCGGTACGGGCTTCACACCGCTCACACCGGCCGTCGCGGCGCAACTGGACGCGGCCGTGCGTCAGGTCATGCGCGAAGCGCAGGTGCCGGGCGTGACGGTCGGACTCTGGGCCCCCGGCAAGGGAAGCTACGTACGGTCCTTCGGCGTGGCGGACAAGGCGACCGGCGCGCCGATGGCTCCCGACCTCCACGTGCGCATCGGCAGTGAGACCAAGACGTTCACGGTCACCGCCCTCCTCCAACTGGTCGACCAGGGGAAGGTGGGCCTGGACGACCACATCGGCGCCTACGTCACGGGCGTTCCGAACGGTGACCGCATCACCCTGCGCGAGCTGGCGGGCATGCGCAGCGGACTCTTCAACTACAGCATGGACGGGGACTTCATCACGCAACTCCAGGCCCATCCGGAGAAGTACGTCCCGCCGCGGCAGTTGCTCGACTACTCCTTCAAGCACCCCGTGCAGTTCGAGCCGGGCGCGGAGTTCGAATACAGCAACACCAACCTGATCCTGCTCGGTCTGGTGGTGGAGAAGATCACCGGCCGGCCGCTCCACGAAGTGATCACCAAGGACGTCCTGGGACCGGCCGGACTCCGCAGCACCGTCTTCCCGACGAGCCCGGCCCTGCCGGTGCCCTACGCGCACGGCTACACCGACCAGACGGCTTCGGGCAAGGTCGAGGACTCGACCCGCTGGAACCCGTCTTGGGCCTGGGCCGCCGGAGAGATGGTCTCCGACCTCCAGGACCTGCGCAGCTGGGCCCGCACCCTCGCCACGGGCACGCTGCTGAAGCCCGCGACCCAGGCGGAGCGCCTGAAGACCACCCCGATGGACATTCCGGGTGCCGGCTACGGACTGGGCATCTTCGACGTCCAGGGCTGGATCGGCCACAACGGCTCCATCCCCGGATACGAGGTCCTGCCCGTCTACCTGCCGTCGGCGAGGGCGACGATGGTCATCGTCTTGAACACCGACAACCAGTACAAGGGCCAGGAGCCCAGCACGCTCTTCGGCGAGGCGGTCACCAGCATCGTCACCCCCGACCACGTGTATCCCGGCCACAAACCCGTCGCACCCAAGAGCGACCGGCCGACCGACCGACCGGAATAG
- a CDS encoding tRNA-dependent cyclodipeptide synthase, with protein sequence MGLAAQRTRPLLTTATEVFTVRPYTPHCQVISTEGDHAVIGISPGNSYFSAQRVNDLAHWGLRNFEQVDLIYTDMHVAEMYEALGYGEDEARRKAVKNLRGVRAKVNNAAAEADPTGTRLRARPMSSLTDIPAYRALHSHLTTLLDTDPEFRKTSNSLVDAFLSSKVLNGKAATTRQRDVCLEYVCAEMPLFLDTPAILGVPSSLNCYHQLLPMAELLYSRGSGLRASRNQGHAIITPAEGAPDVR encoded by the coding sequence ATGGGACTAGCGGCGCAAAGGACCCGACCCCTGTTGACGACAGCAACCGAAGTCTTCACAGTCCGGCCGTACACCCCGCATTGCCAGGTGATCAGCACCGAAGGCGATCATGCCGTCATCGGTATTTCCCCGGGGAACAGTTACTTTTCGGCCCAACGTGTCAATGACCTTGCCCACTGGGGCCTGCGCAACTTCGAGCAGGTCGACCTCATCTACACCGACATGCACGTGGCCGAGATGTACGAGGCTCTCGGCTACGGCGAGGACGAAGCGCGCCGGAAGGCGGTGAAGAACCTGCGCGGCGTCCGCGCCAAGGTGAACAACGCCGCCGCAGAGGCCGACCCCACCGGCACCCGCCTCCGCGCCCGTCCGATGTCGTCCCTCACCGACATCCCGGCCTACCGGGCGCTCCACAGTCACCTGACCACCCTGCTGGACACCGACCCGGAGTTCCGCAAGACCAGCAACTCGCTGGTCGACGCGTTCCTCTCGTCCAAGGTCCTGAACGGGAAGGCCGCCACCACACGGCAGCGCGACGTGTGCTTGGAGTACGTCTGCGCCGAGATGCCGCTCTTCCTCGACACGCCGGCCATTCTGGGCGTGCCGTCCTCCCTCAATTGCTACCACCAGCTCCTGCCCATGGCGGAACTGCTCTACTCACGCGGCTCGGGCCTGCGCGCCTCGCGCAACCAGGGTCACGCCATCATCACCCCCGCCGAAGGAGCTCCCGATGTCCGCTGA